One part of the Tachysurus vachellii isolate PV-2020 chromosome 6, HZAU_Pvac_v1, whole genome shotgun sequence genome encodes these proteins:
- the oit3 gene encoding oncoprotein-induced transcript 3 protein encodes MLLIWLIDVLLALSVLQIVATDKIAAPDPCLAYISLNEPWRNTEYHVNNSAGVPLCDRHVDGEWYRFTGMAGDAMPTFCIEENHCGTHAPIWLNGTHPLPSDGIITLPTCASFNDDCCHWRGMVDVKACPRGYYVYRLPRPSVCFHVYCGHFYDICDEVECTGPDCPLQIECRCPSGTVLGPDSQTCLDINECENSNGGCAEMCLNTKGSRRCECGPGRVLDANGWTCNEIAGCHNVNGGCSHGCSSENDSYYCHCPRGLTLGEDKRSCQVPVQCDPSSIDVSVPKDLVGGLELFLSNSSCRGVSNGTHINLHFSLKTCGTVVKVIDDKIIGTNLVTGLPKSSPTSSGDLIVRTSKLLLPITCEFPGHYDVSDGYLPSLRSSALELSGHSEGVFPFTLELFKSAEFSEPYNSPPQLRLRDALYFGIEPRERVEGLAALVETCFATPGPKSEQVLKYYLIKDGCISDDTVRQLSAKNQLSKHYQVPVFKFIGSDNREVYLHCRVLVCGEGESRCTQGCHRRLRRDLWTEQHQEKRTLTGGPILILPDL; translated from the exons ATGTTGTTGATTTGGCTGATCGATGTCCTCTTAGCTTTGTCTGTCCTCCAGATTGTGGCCACTGATAAGATTGCAG CTCCAGATCCCTGCTTGGCCTACATCAGCCTGAATGAACCCTGGAGAAATACAGAGTACCATGTCAACAACTCGGCTGGTGTGCCCTTGTGTGACCGGCATGTAGACGGTGAGTGGTATCGCTTCACTGGTATGGCCGGTGATGCCATGCCCACCTTTTGCATCGAGGAGAACCATTGTGGAACCCACGCACCCATCTGGCTCAATGGCACCCACCCACTGCCTTCCGATGGCATCATCACGTTGCCTACATGTGCAAGCTTCAACGATGACTGTTGCCACTGGCGTGGGATGGTGGATGTAAAAGCATGCCCCAGGGGTTACTATGTATACCGCCTGCCGCGTCCCTCAGTATGCTTCCACGTGTACTGTGGCC attTCTATGACATCTGCGATGAGGTGGAGTGCACTGGTCCAGACTGTCCACTGCAAATAGAGTGCCGTTGTCCTTCAGGCACTGTTCTGGGGCCAGACTCCCAAACTTGTCTGG ATATAAATGAGTGTGAGAATAGCAATGGTGGATGTGCTGAAATGTGTCTGAACACCAAGGGCTCACGGCGGTGTGAGTGtggtccaggcagagtcctggaTGCCAATGGCTGGACCTGCAATG AGATCGCAGGCTGCCACAATGTGAATGGAGGTTGTAGCCATGGCTGCTCATCAGAGAATGACTCCTATTACTGTCACTGTCCAAGAGGCCTGACGCTGGGAGAGGACAAGCGAAGCTGCCAGG TGCCTGTGCAGTGCGATCCCAGCTCTATTGATGTGTCTGTTCCCAAAGACCTTGTGGGTGGCCTGGAGCTCTTTTTGTCAAATTCCTCATGCCGCGGTGTCTCTAATGGCACTCACATCAACCTTCATTTCAGCCTGAAGACCTGCGGCACCGTGGTCAAG gTAATTGATGACAAAATAATTGGCACAAACCTGGTCACCGGGCTGCCAAAGTCAAGTCCAACCAGCAGTGGAGATCTAATTGTACGCACCAGCAAGCTTTTGCTGCCCATAACGTGCGAGTTCCCAGGTCATTATGACGTATCAGATGGTTACCTCCCCAGCTTACGCAGCTCTGCACTGGAGCTGTCAGGACACAGTGAGGGCGTCTTCCCATTCACACTGGAGCTGTTTAAGAGCGCAGAGTTTTCCGAGCCGTACAACAGTCCTCCTCAGCTGCGTTTACGTGATGCATTGTACTTTGGCATAGAGCCACGGGAGCGTGTGGAGGGCCTTGCTGCACTTGTGGAGACCTGCTTTGCCACACCTGGCCCTAAATCTGAACAAGTCCTCAAATATTACCTCATTAAAGATGG cTGTATTTCGGATGACACAGTTCGCCAGCTCTCAGCAAAAAATCAGCTCTCCAAACACTACCAGGTTCCTGTCTTCAAGTTCATTGGCAGTGACAACAGG GAGGTGTACCTGCACTGTCGAGTGCTAGTGTGTGGTGAGGGAGAGTCACGCTGTACGCAGGGCTGTCATAGACGTCTGAGGCGAGACCTCTGGACTGAACAACATCAGGAGAAACGCACGCTGACTGGAGGACCCATTCTCATTCTGCCagatctgtaa